A window of the Candidatus Kryptoniota bacterium genome harbors these coding sequences:
- a CDS encoding LemA family protein translates to MSRGAIIALAILGVIILIGLGVVGWGFGVYNKLVSYDENVKQSWGQVENQYQRRFDLIPNLVETVKGYAKHEESVFENVAEARASVGKITITPEVLSDPQAFRRFQQAQDALSSALTRLMAVSENYPNLKADQNFLSLQAQLEGTENRIAVERRRFNESVQGYNVLVRTVPSSIIASFGGFHERPYFEATQGAATAPKVQF, encoded by the coding sequence ATGTCGCGCGGAGCGATAATAGCACTGGCAATCCTCGGCGTAATCATTCTAATAGGACTTGGCGTCGTCGGTTGGGGATTCGGAGTGTACAACAAGCTTGTCTCGTACGACGAAAATGTGAAGCAGTCATGGGGACAGGTTGAGAACCAATATCAAAGACGGTTTGACTTGATTCCAAACCTCGTCGAGACTGTGAAAGGTTATGCGAAGCACGAGGAGAGTGTTTTCGAGAATGTGGCGGAAGCCCGCGCGAGCGTCGGCAAGATCACCATTACCCCTGAGGTTCTCTCCGATCCCCAGGCGTTCAGGAGATTTCAACAGGCGCAGGACGCTCTGAGCTCGGCGCTCACCAGACTCATGGCAGTCTCTGAAAACTATCCAAATCTAAAAGCCGATCAGAACTTCCTGTCGTTGCAGGCGCAACTCGAAGGAACTGAAAACAGGATCGCCGTGGAACGCAGACGGTTCAACGAGTCTGTGCAGGGTTACAATGTCCTTGTGCGCACCGTTCCCTCGTCTATCATTGCGTCCTTCGGTGGATTTCACGAGCGCCCGTACTTTGAAGCTACTCAGGGTGCAGCCACCGCGCCGAAAGTGCAGTTCTGA
- a CDS encoding Fic family protein: protein MSFSAIYPFDLPLLPPAVDFNDSETTKILLKARTELGELKGYSSALPNPLLLLSPAVLKESVVSSQIENINTTVESVLQMQLFPEIERQKPEKEVLHYREALLWGFEQLGKLPLSSRIVVGVQKRLLPGSAGGYRRVQNSIQDVVAGKVIYTPPPAQKISGLMGNWENFIHDGTDLDPLIMCVIAHYQFEAIHPFLDGNGRTGRILMVLYLVERGFLSIPLLYVSGYINKNRAEYYRLLSEVSSKRSWKPLVYFLLNALYLQAKETKETLTASMDLYRRMREKIRIDFPRIYSGDLVEALFTYPIISPVSLGKALGIHYTTASRYLSTLAGAKILGEAVVGKYHFFVNKKLLGLLKK, encoded by the coding sequence ATGTCATTTTCTGCTATATATCCTTTTGACCTTCCTTTGCTCCCGCCGGCAGTCGACTTCAACGACTCAGAGACGACAAAGATTCTCTTGAAAGCGCGCACAGAGCTGGGAGAGTTGAAGGGCTATTCATCCGCGCTCCCGAACCCGCTGCTTCTCCTCTCGCCCGCTGTGCTCAAGGAATCGGTCGTGAGTTCTCAAATAGAAAACATCAACACGACGGTTGAGAGCGTACTGCAGATGCAGTTGTTTCCTGAAATTGAACGGCAGAAACCTGAAAAGGAAGTACTCCATTACAGGGAAGCGCTGCTGTGGGGGTTCGAACAGTTGGGCAAACTTCCTCTATCGTCGCGTATCGTAGTTGGTGTTCAGAAAAGGCTATTGCCGGGATCCGCCGGTGGCTATCGTAGAGTGCAAAACAGCATTCAGGATGTTGTCGCCGGAAAAGTAATCTACACTCCTCCGCCTGCCCAGAAGATTTCCGGACTGATGGGCAACTGGGAGAATTTCATTCATGATGGCACCGACCTTGATCCATTGATAATGTGCGTGATCGCTCACTATCAATTCGAAGCGATTCACCCTTTCCTTGACGGCAACGGCAGGACGGGAAGGATCTTGATGGTACTCTATTTGGTAGAGCGGGGCTTCCTGTCTATACCCTTGTTGTACGTAAGCGGCTACATAAACAAGAACAGGGCGGAATACTATCGCCTCCTCAGCGAGGTGAGCTCGAAGCGAAGCTGGAAGCCATTGGTCTATTTCCTGTTGAATGCTTTGTACCTTCAGGCAAAGGAAACGAAAGAGACTCTCACGGCTTCCATGGATTTGTATCGCAGGATGAGAGAGAAAATCAGGATCGATTTTCCTCGGATTTATTCCGGCGATCTTGTTGAAGCGCTTTTCACCTACCCGATCATCTCTCCCGTGAGTCTTGGCAAGGCGTTGGGCATTCATTACACGACCGCAAGTCGTTACCTGTCGACTTTAGCCGGCGCTAAGATCCTCGGCGAGGCGGTTGTGGGCAAATATCACTTCTTCGTAAACAAGAAACTTCTCGGCCTTCTGAAGAAGTGA
- a CDS encoding BsuBI/PstI family type II restriction endonuclease, producing the protein MSKLREAKEILEALGLPKGQQNERSALTLLALCDLKKDGSWPEAKQLSMSVVGNKKNPRFPGIMRFIREHYGRNYAENSRETFRRQTLHQFVQAGIVDHNPEDPNLPTNSKDNHYRLTDEALQVVQAYSTTNWKKELEDFKKKVGTLREKYSSQRKLGMIPLKLADGTELSLSPGKHNELQIAIVQQFAPRFASGSILLYLGDAANKDLYCDAIGLESLGITFDQHTKFPDVVLYDKLRKWLIVIEAVTAHGPVSPKRIIELEELLKDCKAGKVYVTAFPDFTEFKRHTLDIAWETEVWLADSPDHMIHFNGSRFIGSR; encoded by the coding sequence ATGAGCAAGCTACGCGAAGCCAAGGAAATCTTAGAAGCGTTGGGACTCCCTAAAGGACAACAGAACGAACGGTCCGCGCTCACCCTCCTAGCCCTGTGCGACCTGAAAAAGGACGGAAGCTGGCCTGAGGCAAAGCAGCTGAGCATGTCCGTTGTTGGAAACAAAAAGAATCCGAGGTTCCCAGGTATAATGCGTTTCATCCGGGAGCACTACGGAAGAAACTACGCCGAAAACTCCCGTGAGACATTCAGGCGTCAGACCCTTCACCAGTTTGTCCAAGCTGGTATAGTTGACCATAACCCGGAAGACCCCAACCTTCCGACTAACAGCAAAGACAATCATTACCGTTTGACGGACGAAGCATTGCAGGTAGTCCAAGCTTATAGTACGACCAACTGGAAAAAAGAGCTTGAGGATTTCAAGAAGAAGGTCGGAACGTTACGTGAGAAATATTCGAGTCAACGAAAGCTTGGCATGATTCCTCTCAAGCTCGCTGATGGTACTGAGTTAAGTCTTTCGCCCGGAAAGCACAACGAACTTCAAATAGCTATTGTCCAGCAGTTCGCTCCGAGGTTTGCCTCGGGCAGTATTCTCCTTTATCTTGGAGACGCTGCCAACAAAGATCTATACTGCGATGCTATTGGGTTGGAAAGTTTAGGGATAACGTTTGATCAGCACACCAAGTTTCCAGATGTGGTCCTGTACGATAAACTGCGCAAGTGGCTTATTGTAATCGAGGCAGTCACTGCTCATGGTCCCGTGTCACCAAAGCGGATCATCGAACTCGAAGAGCTGTTGAAGGACTGCAAAGCCGGAAAAGTTTACGTCACAGCCTTTCCAGATTTCACTGAGTTTAAGAGACACACGCTCGACATAGCTTGGGAGACGGAAGTGTGGTTGGCCGATTCTCCTGACCATATGATTCACTTCAATGGCAGCCGTTTTATCGGATCGCGATGA
- a CDS encoding Eco57I restriction-modification methylase domain-containing protein: MTGKFKSKPLEGELPTDYADRLGLEYSTFATKNHKKIKGQFFTPTAIARFMGGLADTSKRSIKILDPGCGTAILTCALVENLIEKRGRISSIDLTAYETDKSILKFAERALEYLGRWLREKDVELKYKIIAKDFIIENSRIFEDGRAIGLIVKPELESFDYIISNPPYFKLSKQDLRTKVAECVVSGQPNIYALFMAVASKLMNRNGELIFITPRSFASGDYFRAFRKFFFSNVQVNRVHLFVSRHETFRRDDVLQELLIIKAKSLNQSEARPQIVISSSHGMRDLDLLSEKTHTQSLLLDLDSREKILHLPVTDTEENVINLFKSWNQRLRDYGFQISTGRVVAFRARRFIRDTFENGKVLLAPLYWLHNVTKMNVRWPVHKPGNGQYIEICRASDNVLLPNRNYVLLRRFSAKDDRSRLIAAPHFVMPDEPEYIGIENKLNYIYRLKGDLQRNEAVGIAALLNSKLFDTYFRTFNGNVNVSATELREMTLPPLETIKEIGNRIIAGNDYNEATVNHVVGELFSEEVAVTK, from the coding sequence GTGACAGGAAAGTTCAAGTCAAAACCGCTCGAGGGTGAGCTTCCCACCGATTATGCGGACAGGTTAGGACTAGAGTATTCTACCTTCGCGACAAAGAACCACAAGAAGATCAAGGGGCAATTCTTCACTCCGACTGCAATTGCACGTTTCATGGGCGGGCTTGCGGATACTTCGAAGCGCTCCATTAAGATCCTCGATCCCGGCTGCGGCACGGCTATATTGACTTGCGCGCTGGTTGAGAACCTGATCGAAAAACGGGGAAGAATAAGTTCAATCGACTTGACAGCTTACGAGACCGACAAAAGTATCTTGAAGTTTGCCGAAAGAGCCCTTGAGTATCTTGGACGGTGGCTCCGTGAGAAAGACGTTGAGCTTAAATACAAGATTATTGCAAAAGATTTCATAATTGAAAACAGCCGGATTTTTGAAGATGGCCGCGCCATCGGTCTTATTGTTAAACCGGAACTGGAGAGCTTTGACTATATCATTTCTAATCCGCCGTACTTCAAACTTTCTAAGCAAGACCTGAGAACAAAAGTCGCCGAGTGCGTTGTCAGCGGTCAGCCTAACATCTATGCGCTCTTCATGGCGGTGGCGTCAAAGTTAATGAATAGAAACGGAGAGCTTATTTTTATCACGCCGAGAAGCTTTGCATCGGGAGACTATTTTAGGGCGTTCCGGAAATTCTTTTTCTCTAACGTACAGGTGAACCGCGTCCACCTGTTTGTATCCCGCCATGAGACATTCAGGCGAGACGATGTGCTTCAAGAGCTTCTCATCATCAAGGCAAAGTCATTAAACCAGAGCGAAGCCCGCCCACAGATTGTCATCTCTTCCTCTCACGGAATGAGAGACCTAGATTTATTGAGCGAGAAGACGCACACACAGTCACTTCTGCTCGATCTCGATTCACGCGAGAAGATTTTGCATCTCCCCGTTACCGACACTGAAGAGAACGTGATCAATCTCTTCAAAAGTTGGAATCAGAGGTTGAGAGATTATGGGTTCCAAATATCCACGGGCCGCGTAGTCGCGTTTCGGGCTCGGAGATTCATCAGGGATACGTTTGAGAACGGAAAGGTCTTGTTGGCACCGCTATACTGGCTTCACAATGTGACGAAGATGAACGTTCGGTGGCCGGTTCATAAACCCGGCAATGGCCAGTACATCGAGATTTGTAGAGCAAGCGACAACGTTCTTCTCCCCAACCGTAACTATGTCCTGCTGCGGCGGTTCAGCGCGAAGGATGACAGGAGCAGGCTGATCGCCGCGCCTCATTTTGTGATGCCTGATGAACCGGAATATATCGGAATTGAAAATAAGCTTAACTACATCTACCGCCTAAAGGGAGATTTGCAGAGAAATGAAGCGGTCGGAATTGCCGCCCTCTTGAATAGCAAGTTATTCGATACCTATTTCAGAACATTCAACGGCAACGTTAATGTGAGTGCGACGGAGTTGAGGGAAATGACTCTGCCACCCCTGGAAACAATCAAAGAGATCGGCAATAGGATTATCGCAGGCAATGACTACAATGAAGCGACGGTCAATCATGTAGTGGGTGAGTTGTTTAGTGAGGAGGTAGCTGTAACTAAATGA
- a CDS encoding ATP-binding protein, giving the protein MQVFDWRRIRAFNNSQNNAFEELVCQLASEEPVPNKKSFRRVAAPDGGVECYCELADGSEFGWQAKYFFTLGRSQWEQIENSFERALATHPKLSTYYVAAPIDLQDPRDTERHSVNDVWNEKTKEWKKFAKRRSREVDFVYWGSHEMLLRLSKPEHAGRLRFWFNAEQFTDEWFADRLSASIDSLGNRYSDELNVELGIARLFDAMARTERFRNVLRNHLVEIKEKGDNFIRRLEKRNLGRLRSETEEYLRKVTGKLDPTDLSECEPIDVASLKNLSSKFLDGLDSHRKEIYLSKRQLSENAKSNVNGDEKENYRQESDDLDELSESILDLGGLLESNLPILANNPILIVTGKAGVGKSHLLADAAKHMQQIGHMSILLLGQKLITEEEPWTQILKNVLRLEGSEDDFLGALDSRAEASHSRILVFIDAINEGRGKLIWPNTIKAFIKTFKKYRWLGLVLSVRSSYEDIILPKEIIPADLALRVNHEGFAGVENAATKKFFEYYGIETPSVPLLHPEYQNPLFLKLFCEGLKKSGLTRPPEGYEGVTKIFEYYLSAVNNKLARPDQLDYSNSLDLVGRCVYLIANEVRVSSEKWVPYEKAFDLLESELRKINPSRNNFLEQLISEGVFSKDMFWIDTKKTKEGVYFTYERFGDMRVADLTVKQFLGPEIWMRRQINAKKISPLTALLESCLRASCRLKFSLIKRLSTLAADEESALMNSGMIEAFSIILPEAVGFEFYELCPRTRDYDTVVNAFIESLIWRKVETVSHRVLSYINNFISEGERTEDHFLEMLLLIASNPRHPFNAEFLHKHLSRFTLADRDAWWTIYINSNFDEESIIARIVDWAWLPENVSNASSDSLRLIGIVLAWFFTSSNRYLRDSATKAMVCLLHERLDIMEAILRQFEGVNDPYVYERLFAVAYGTTLRSVKLDGLKNLSKYIYETVFLKEKIYPHVLLRDYARGVIEIALREGISLDIDAVRIRPPFKSDFPTVFPTNEDIKKYEFEHDSEDFKDHFWSQNAIVYSMVTEYGRGVARYGDFGRYIFQSAFRQWNKLDPQGLSNVALKRIFELGYDVEKHGYYDRGIDHRQSYVGRSGRKIERIGKKYQWIAFYELLAQVSDKFQMQDDSSWRVEKLIDFQGPWEPYVRDIDPSITVKKTLSERYEKHSRRWWFGCQYNAWDDEATKWLKDTKTIPECRNLIEVQDPEGVAWLVLEIHPEWQSPPAGREDSPQKIVWCQLRSYLAKSKDFNKIKTSLNHVNFMGRWMPESRDSLYEVFYREMYWSPAYDSFASHYYRGDDWHDVTPPGKRANGKVMVTTENFLWGEEYDCSKDEAIRFMMLNKPVFNGMNLRLGSFEGEVVDRSRRIMAFDPSVRTRSISCLLVRKREFFDYLKKNNLEVFWAMLGEKQVYREGAHNVQPKVYVEMSGLYYFDGGILKGKTKPRLVRITIPKKKPLSKKQQMQEQLLSKLAKKIMADGYKKLQNGAKTEV; this is encoded by the coding sequence ATGCAAGTATTCGACTGGCGTAGAATAAGAGCTTTCAACAACTCTCAGAACAATGCCTTCGAGGAACTTGTCTGCCAATTGGCAAGTGAGGAACCTGTTCCCAACAAGAAGTCATTTAGAAGGGTCGCGGCTCCTGATGGTGGCGTTGAATGTTATTGTGAACTTGCAGACGGAAGCGAATTCGGATGGCAAGCAAAGTATTTCTTTACATTGGGAAGGTCCCAATGGGAGCAAATTGAGAATTCTTTCGAAAGAGCATTAGCCACTCATCCGAAGTTGTCTACCTATTATGTGGCTGCACCAATAGACCTACAGGACCCAAGAGATACCGAGAGACACTCCGTAAACGATGTGTGGAACGAGAAGACCAAAGAATGGAAAAAGTTTGCCAAAAGACGAAGTCGAGAAGTTGATTTTGTTTATTGGGGGAGTCATGAGATGCTTCTTAGACTCTCAAAGCCAGAACATGCAGGCAGGCTTCGATTTTGGTTCAACGCTGAGCAATTCACCGACGAGTGGTTTGCTGATAGACTTTCAGCAAGTATTGATTCGCTAGGTAATCGGTACTCTGACGAGCTTAACGTTGAACTAGGAATTGCCCGACTATTTGACGCCATGGCGCGAACCGAGCGATTTAGAAATGTTCTGAGGAATCATTTGGTTGAGATCAAGGAAAAAGGGGACAATTTTATTAGGCGACTGGAAAAACGCAATTTAGGTCGGCTGAGGAGTGAAACGGAGGAATACTTGCGAAAGGTAACTGGGAAACTTGATCCGACAGACCTTTCTGAATGTGAACCAATAGATGTTGCCTCATTGAAGAATCTAAGTTCAAAATTCCTTGACGGCCTCGATTCCCACCGAAAGGAAATTTATCTATCAAAACGGCAGCTCTCCGAGAACGCAAAGTCAAATGTAAATGGAGACGAGAAAGAGAACTATAGGCAGGAGAGCGATGATCTCGACGAGCTTAGCGAAAGTATTTTGGACTTGGGAGGATTGCTCGAGAGTAACCTTCCGATCCTTGCCAACAATCCAATCCTCATTGTCACTGGAAAGGCTGGTGTGGGTAAGTCGCACCTTCTTGCAGATGCTGCAAAACATATGCAACAGATTGGCCACATGAGCATCTTATTGCTTGGACAGAAGCTTATCACTGAGGAAGAGCCTTGGACCCAGATATTAAAAAACGTATTGAGACTTGAGGGGAGTGAGGATGATTTTCTTGGGGCGTTAGATTCGCGCGCCGAAGCATCTCACTCACGGATATTGGTATTCATTGATGCTATCAACGAGGGAAGAGGAAAACTAATATGGCCGAATACTATTAAGGCTTTTATTAAGACTTTTAAGAAATACAGATGGCTTGGTCTCGTCCTAAGCGTCAGAAGTTCATATGAGGACATTATACTTCCAAAAGAAATCATTCCTGCCGATTTGGCCTTACGGGTCAATCATGAGGGCTTTGCTGGAGTGGAAAATGCGGCCACAAAGAAATTCTTTGAATACTATGGAATAGAAACCCCAAGTGTCCCTCTTTTGCATCCTGAATACCAGAACCCATTGTTCCTAAAACTATTCTGCGAAGGCTTGAAGAAATCGGGACTCACACGACCTCCAGAAGGCTATGAGGGAGTAACAAAGATATTCGAATATTATTTATCAGCAGTAAATAATAAACTTGCGAGGCCAGACCAACTCGATTATTCCAATTCTTTGGATTTAGTGGGGAGATGTGTATATCTCATTGCCAATGAAGTTCGAGTTTCATCGGAGAAGTGGGTTCCGTATGAAAAAGCGTTCGATCTTTTAGAATCTGAGCTAAGAAAGATAAATCCATCAAGGAACAATTTCCTGGAGCAACTTATTTCCGAGGGGGTTTTTTCGAAAGACATGTTTTGGATTGATACAAAGAAAACGAAAGAGGGGGTTTACTTCACGTATGAAAGGTTCGGCGATATGAGAGTCGCCGACTTGACTGTCAAGCAATTCCTCGGGCCCGAGATTTGGATGCGTAGGCAAATCAATGCGAAAAAAATCTCACCATTGACAGCATTACTTGAAAGCTGTCTGAGAGCCTCTTGTCGGTTGAAGTTTTCATTAATCAAACGACTTTCAACACTTGCTGCTGATGAAGAATCCGCCTTAATGAACTCAGGGATGATAGAAGCATTCTCTATAATTTTACCAGAGGCCGTGGGATTTGAATTCTACGAACTGTGTCCTCGCACGCGAGACTATGACACCGTCGTAAATGCGTTTATAGAATCCTTAATATGGAGGAAAGTTGAGACCGTATCCCATAGAGTCCTATCCTATATCAATAATTTCATTTCGGAGGGCGAAAGAACGGAGGACCACTTCTTAGAGATGCTCCTCTTAATTGCATCAAACCCGAGGCACCCGTTTAACGCCGAATTTCTTCATAAACATCTTTCCCGCTTCACGCTTGCAGATCGGGATGCATGGTGGACAATCTACATAAACTCCAATTTCGACGAAGAATCCATCATAGCCAGGATAGTAGACTGGGCTTGGTTACCTGAGAATGTATCGAACGCGTCATCAGATTCTTTAAGGCTTATCGGAATTGTCTTGGCGTGGTTTTTCACGAGTTCAAATAGGTACTTGAGGGACTCGGCCACGAAAGCAATGGTATGCCTCTTACATGAAAGACTCGACATCATGGAGGCAATCTTGCGGCAGTTCGAAGGAGTAAACGATCCTTACGTTTACGAACGGCTGTTCGCGGTCGCTTATGGAACAACTCTTAGGTCCGTGAAACTTGACGGCTTGAAGAACCTCAGCAAGTACATTTACGAAACTGTATTCCTCAAAGAAAAAATTTACCCGCATGTTCTGCTTCGGGATTATGCGAGAGGGGTCATTGAGATCGCTCTTCGTGAAGGAATTTCTCTTGATATAGACGCAGTGAGAATTCGCCCCCCTTTCAAGAGCGATTTCCCGACAGTGTTTCCGACAAATGAAGATATAAAAAAATATGAATTTGAGCATGACTCGGAGGATTTCAAAGATCACTTTTGGAGTCAGAACGCTATTGTGTACTCTATGGTGACAGAATACGGGAGAGGAGTGGCTCGCTATGGCGACTTTGGTAGGTATATATTTCAAAGTGCATTTAGGCAATGGAACAAATTAGATCCCCAAGGATTGAGTAACGTGGCACTGAAGAGAATTTTTGAATTGGGATATGATGTAGAAAAGCATGGGTACTATGACCGTGGTATCGATCACCGACAAAGCTATGTTGGGAGGTCGGGGAGGAAGATTGAAAGGATCGGCAAGAAATATCAGTGGATTGCATTCTATGAATTATTGGCGCAAGTTTCGGACAAATTCCAAATGCAAGACGACTCCTCCTGGAGAGTAGAGAAGCTGATAGATTTTCAAGGACCATGGGAGCCATACGTTAGGGACATTGATCCCAGCATCACAGTTAAGAAAACTCTCTCTGAACGATACGAGAAGCATTCACGGCGCTGGTGGTTTGGTTGTCAATACAATGCCTGGGATGATGAAGCTACAAAATGGTTAAAGGATACGAAAACTATACCTGAATGCAGAAACCTTATAGAGGTTCAAGACCCTGAGGGTGTAGCATGGTTGGTATTGGAAATACATCCAGAGTGGCAATCGCCGCCGGCTGGCCGAGAGGATTCTCCACAGAAGATAGTCTGGTGTCAGCTGCGAAGCTATCTGGCAAAGTCAAAAGACTTCAATAAAATAAAAACATCTCTCAATCATGTGAACTTCATGGGCAGATGGATGCCCGAATCCAGAGATAGTTTATATGAAGTGTTCTATAGAGAGATGTATTGGTCCCCTGCGTATGACTCATTCGCAAGCCATTACTATCGAGGAGACGATTGGCATGATGTCACGCCACCAGGTAAAAGAGCGAACGGAAAAGTGATGGTCACGACTGAGAACTTCTTGTGGGGGGAGGAATACGATTGCTCGAAGGATGAAGCGATAAGATTTATGATGTTGAACAAGCCTGTATTCAACGGTATGAACCTTCGTCTTGGTTCTTTCGAAGGCGAAGTGGTTGATCGGTCGCGCAGAATCATGGCGTTCGACCCCTCAGTAAGAACTCGAAGCATTTCCTGCCTTCTTGTCAGAAAAAGAGAGTTTTTTGACTACCTCAAGAAAAATAATCTTGAAGTGTTCTGGGCAATGCTGGGGGAAAAACAAGTGTACCGTGAAGGAGCCCATAACGTACAACCGAAAGTCTACGTAGAAATGAGCGGCTTGTACTATTTTGACGGAGGAATACTAAAAGGGAAGACAAAACCAAGATTGGTCAGGATCACCATCCCGAAGAAAAAGCCCTTATCAAAGAAGCAGCAAATGCAGGAGCAACTGCTCTCCAAGTTAGCTAAGAAGATCATGGCTGACGGTTATAAGAAACTGCAAAATGGGGCTAAGACCGAAGTCTGA
- the gcvPB gene encoding aminomethyl-transferring glycine dehydrogenase subunit GcvPB, whose amino-acid sequence MAEKLIFELSHRGRKGYTLPRQEVPEDAFLGTVPDNLKRTAPAELPEVSENEVVRHFVRLSGMNYHIDKGFYPLGSCTMKYNPKVNEKTSSMAGNADIHPMEPQEAVQGALELMYNLGRLLAEIAGMSEVSLQPAAGAQGELTGIMLIRKYHESKGKTRSKILVPDSAHGTNPASVAISGYKAVSIKSNGNGTVDLEDLKNHLDDEVAGMMLTNPNTLGIFETDIVKICKMVHDVGGLMYMDGANLNAIVGLVRPGDMGFDVVHINLHKTFSTPHGGGGPGSGPVAANDKLKEFLPVPVIEKSGDRFVLNSEKKNSIGKIHSFFGNFGMHVRAYTYILFHGPDGLRGNSINAVINANYLLSKLRGAFVLPYNARPMHEFVLSADLQKDRGVKTLDIAKRILDYGYHAPTIYFPLIVHEALMIEPTETETRETLDAFAEALLKIDEESKSSPDTVRSAPSTTPVSRLDDAFAARNLNVCFKE is encoded by the coding sequence ATGGCAGAGAAACTCATCTTTGAATTATCGCACCGTGGCCGAAAAGGTTACACACTCCCCCGTCAAGAGGTCCCTGAAGATGCGTTTCTCGGAACAGTGCCGGACAACTTGAAGCGCACGGCTCCGGCGGAGTTGCCTGAGGTAAGCGAGAACGAAGTCGTCAGGCATTTCGTCAGGCTATCCGGAATGAATTATCACATCGACAAAGGATTTTACCCGCTCGGCTCGTGTACCATGAAATACAATCCGAAGGTGAACGAGAAGACGTCATCGATGGCGGGTAACGCCGACATACACCCGATGGAGCCGCAGGAAGCCGTTCAGGGCGCACTCGAATTGATGTACAACCTGGGCAGACTGCTCGCGGAAATCGCGGGGATGTCAGAAGTGTCGTTGCAGCCGGCGGCCGGTGCACAGGGCGAGCTCACGGGAATAATGCTCATCAGGAAATACCACGAGTCCAAAGGAAAAACCCGAAGCAAAATACTTGTTCCTGACTCCGCCCACGGCACAAATCCCGCGAGCGTCGCGATAAGCGGGTACAAAGCAGTCAGCATCAAGTCGAACGGGAACGGGACTGTAGACCTCGAAGATCTGAAGAACCATCTTGACGACGAAGTTGCCGGTATGATGTTAACGAACCCCAACACGCTCGGGATTTTCGAGACCGACATCGTGAAGATATGTAAAATGGTCCACGACGTTGGCGGGCTCATGTACATGGACGGCGCGAACCTAAACGCTATCGTCGGACTCGTGAGACCGGGTGACATGGGCTTCGACGTCGTGCACATAAATCTCCATAAGACGTTCTCGACACCGCATGGCGGAGGTGGACCGGGCTCAGGACCTGTAGCCGCCAACGACAAGCTGAAAGAATTTCTCCCTGTCCCGGTTATCGAAAAAAGCGGCGACAGGTTTGTGTTGAATTCGGAAAAGAAGAATTCAATCGGTAAGATACATTCTTTCTTCGGAAATTTCGGAATGCACGTGCGCGCTTATACGTATATCCTTTTTCATGGCCCAGACGGGCTTCGGGGAAACAGTATAAACGCGGTTATCAACGCCAACTACCTCTTAAGCAAGCTGAGAGGCGCATTTGTCCTGCCGTACAACGCGCGCCCGATGCATGAGTTCGTTCTGTCCGCCGATCTGCAAAAGGATCGCGGCGTTAAGACGCTCGACATCGCGAAACGAATACTCGATTACGGCTATCACGCCCCTACCATTTACTTTCCGCTGATCGTGCATGAAGCGTTAATGATCGAGCCGACGGAGACAGAGACGCGAGAAACGCTCGACGCGTTCGCCGAGGCTCTCCTCAAGATTGACGAGGAATCAAAATCTTCGCCCGACACCGTGCGTTCAGCCCCCTCGACGACTCCGGTAAGCCGACTCGACGACGCATTCGCCGCAAGGAATCTCAACGTCTGTTTCAAAGAGTGA
- a CDS encoding CoA-binding protein — protein MKQPDLNDEKIAELLRDAKTIAVVGASPSAERDSNAIMLYLAKIGYDVIPVNPNYEEIAGMKCYPTVTAAGRTVDIVDVFRRSEFVEEVAADAVAAKAGTLWMQLGVINEAARDFASDNGLNVVMNKCIMVEHRRLIR, from the coding sequence GTGAAACAACCGGACCTCAACGACGAAAAGATCGCGGAGCTTCTGCGGGACGCAAAGACGATTGCGGTTGTAGGTGCGTCACCCAGCGCGGAACGCGACAGCAACGCGATCATGCTCTATCTCGCGAAGATCGGGTACGACGTAATCCCGGTCAACCCAAATTACGAAGAGATTGCAGGGATGAAATGTTATCCAACCGTAACTGCGGCCGGCAGGACTGTAGACATTGTCGACGTGTTCAGGAGAAGTGAATTCGTCGAAGAGGTAGCCGCGGACGCGGTCGCCGCAAAGGCCGGGACGCTCTGGATGCAGCTTGGAGTGATCAACGAGGCCGCCAGGGATTTCGCTTCCGATAACGGGTTGAACGTCGTAATGAACAAGTGCATCATGGTGGAACACCGAAGATTAATCAGATAA